A genomic segment from Limibacillus halophilus encodes:
- a CDS encoding ABC transporter ATP-binding protein, producing MTAQLSVTGLNKNFGGVQAVCNVSFDLHAGERLALIGPNGAGKSTCFNLIGGQLMPDGGNVVLKGRSLGSLRPDQRYLQGLGRTFQIGSVFSSMTLEENLLTVIAAAEGLGPSFTQSVARKHQSQAQSLLTAVGLSDLRQRQSAELAYGDVKRLELAMALAGNPSVLLMDEPTAGMAPGERHDLMTLVVAIAAERQISLLFTEHDMDIVFDHAERILVLDHGHVIAEGTPSQVRADPRVRQVYLGEDF from the coding sequence ATGACAGCTCAGTTGTCCGTTACCGGTTTGAACAAGAATTTCGGCGGGGTACAGGCGGTTTGCAATGTTTCCTTTGACCTTCATGCCGGCGAGCGCCTCGCCTTGATCGGACCCAACGGGGCCGGAAAGTCCACCTGCTTCAATCTCATTGGCGGGCAGCTTATGCCTGACGGCGGAAACGTCGTTTTGAAAGGCCGCTCCCTAGGCTCGCTTCGCCCGGACCAGCGCTACCTTCAGGGCTTGGGCCGAACCTTTCAGATTGGCTCCGTATTCAGCTCCATGACGCTTGAGGAAAACCTTCTGACGGTCATAGCAGCCGCAGAAGGCCTTGGGCCGAGCTTTACCCAAAGCGTGGCCCGAAAGCATCAGTCCCAGGCACAATCGCTGCTGACCGCTGTGGGGCTTTCCGACCTTCGCCAGCGCCAAAGCGCTGAACTTGCCTACGGTGATGTCAAAAGGCTCGAATTGGCGATGGCTCTAGCGGGGAACCCGAGTGTCCTGCTGATGGATGAGCCGACGGCCGGCATGGCGCCTGGAGAAAGGCACGACCTGATGACCTTGGTCGTCGCAATTGCCGCAGAGCGACAGATCAGCCTGCTTTTCACCGAGCATGACATGGATATCGTTTTTGACCATGCAGAACGCATTCTCGTGCTCGACCATGGCCATGTTATCGCGGAAGGAACGCCGTCCCAGGTTCGCGCCGACCCCCGTGTGCGTCAAGTCTATCTCGGAGAGGATTTCTGA
- a CDS encoding ABC transporter permease, giving the protein MSFTIAQFLTAFANASALFFVAVGLSIIFGVTRIVNFAHGSFYMLGAYLGVTISGLLMPLLGGLGFWLALPVAAAGAGLVGLGMERFLLRRLYRSNELFPLLATFGLLLVLQDVTLHVWGPEDIVGPRAPWLDSAITLFGNRIPEYDLFLIAAGPTGLLALWLLFKRTRWGILVRAATEDREMVAALAVDQQRLFASVVALGTALAGLGGALQLPREAASLGMDLNIIAEAFVVVVVGGMGSIFGSYLAALLIAVIQAFGILLFPEITLVIVFLVMAVILALRPQGLFGKRESAFAARVADPHTPLLAAGTAMKLGALALLFFLAVLPLFSGRYVVIIGAEILIFALFAASLQFLLGLGGIISFGHAAFLGLGAYSVALLGADLGWPMEAALLVAPVVAGVVALAFGWFCARLSGVYLAMLTLAFAQILWSVAFQWYGFTGGDNGILGVWPSPWFAEPRSFYWLVLALVATALLLMRHLAFSGYGFALRAQRDNALRAAASGLNPQRLRWQAFAVSGACAGLAGGLYALLKGSVFPDVLAIPMSVEALVMVLLGGVAFLEGPLLGAAAYLGLKTELLSYTSFWRSAIGGIILLLVLIFPQGLAGGASQLWRRKGAGT; this is encoded by the coding sequence ATGTCCTTTACCATCGCCCAGTTCCTAACGGCCTTCGCCAATGCCTCCGCCTTGTTCTTCGTGGCGGTCGGCCTGTCGATCATTTTTGGCGTGACGCGGATCGTCAACTTCGCGCATGGCTCCTTCTACATGCTTGGCGCCTATCTGGGGGTGACCATCAGCGGGCTCTTGATGCCTCTCCTCGGCGGCCTGGGTTTCTGGCTCGCCCTGCCAGTGGCCGCCGCCGGCGCGGGACTCGTCGGTCTCGGCATGGAGCGGTTCTTGCTGCGTCGCCTTTATCGCTCGAATGAACTCTTCCCATTGCTGGCCACCTTTGGGCTGCTGCTGGTGCTGCAGGATGTAACCCTGCACGTCTGGGGTCCGGAGGACATTGTCGGGCCTCGGGCCCCCTGGCTGGATAGCGCGATTACCCTCTTTGGTAACCGAATCCCGGAGTATGATCTGTTTCTGATCGCTGCCGGGCCGACCGGTCTTTTAGCCCTGTGGTTGCTGTTCAAACGCACCCGTTGGGGCATCCTCGTACGCGCCGCGACAGAGGACCGTGAAATGGTCGCTGCCCTGGCCGTCGATCAGCAACGTCTGTTCGCCAGCGTCGTGGCCCTGGGAACCGCGCTCGCCGGTCTAGGGGGTGCGTTGCAGCTTCCTCGTGAGGCCGCTTCGCTTGGTATGGACCTGAACATCATTGCCGAGGCGTTCGTCGTTGTCGTTGTGGGTGGCATGGGATCGATTTTCGGTTCCTACCTGGCTGCCCTGCTTATTGCCGTGATCCAAGCCTTCGGTATCCTGCTCTTTCCAGAAATCACCCTGGTCATCGTGTTTCTCGTGATGGCCGTTATTCTGGCCCTGCGTCCCCAGGGGTTGTTCGGCAAACGGGAAAGCGCCTTTGCCGCCCGTGTCGCCGATCCCCATACGCCTTTATTGGCGGCCGGTACCGCCATGAAGTTGGGGGCCTTGGCGCTGCTGTTCTTTTTGGCGGTCTTGCCTCTTTTCAGCGGGCGCTACGTGGTGATCATCGGGGCGGAGATACTGATATTCGCGCTTTTTGCCGCTTCGCTTCAGTTCCTATTGGGACTAGGCGGCATCATATCCTTTGGACATGCCGCCTTTCTGGGACTGGGCGCCTACAGCGTCGCACTGTTGGGCGCCGACCTCGGTTGGCCGATGGAAGCGGCGCTCCTCGTTGCCCCCGTTGTCGCCGGGGTGGTGGCGCTCGCGTTCGGCTGGTTCTGCGCGCGGCTGTCCGGCGTCTATCTCGCCATGTTGACCTTGGCATTTGCCCAGATTCTCTGGTCCGTTGCTTTTCAATGGTACGGCTTCACCGGCGGCGACAACGGAATACTGGGCGTCTGGCCCAGCCCATGGTTTGCCGAACCTCGCAGCTTTTACTGGCTGGTCCTGGCGCTGGTCGCCACAGCGCTATTACTCATGCGGCATTTGGCTTTCTCGGGTTACGGCTTCGCCTTGCGGGCGCAACGGGACAATGCGCTGCGCGCTGCTGCCAGCGGGCTCAACCCGCAACGCCTGCGCTGGCAAGCCTTCGCCGTTAGCGGCGCTTGCGCGGGCCTCGCGGGTGGTCTTTATGCTCTTTTGAAAGGCAGCGTGTTCCCTGACGTTTTGGCAATACCCATGTCGGTGGAAGCGCTTGTCATGGTGTTGCTGGGCGGCGTTGCCTTTCTTGAGGGACCCTTGCTGGGCGCCGCGGCCTATCTAGGCCTGAAAACCGAACTGTTGAGCTATACCAGCTTCTGGCGCAGCGCGATCGGCGGCATCATTTTGCTGCTGGTTCTGATTTTCCCCCAAGGACTGGCCGGTGGTGCAAGCCAGCTCTGGCGGCGAAAAGGAGCCGGGACATGA
- a CDS encoding ABC transporter ATP-binding protein → MTDGIERASTGFSIEGLEAFYGAAQILFGVDLTLAPGELVALVGRNGAGKSTILKAVVGLGARACGSIRYGGTELLGMPTHKIASLGVGYVPEERRVFAELTVAENLLAGARTSQSGSQRWTFDSVLELFPALSKLLDRRAGLLSGGEQQMLTVARTLMGNPTLLLLDEPSEGLAPLIVRQMSDAIAELKREGIAILLSEQNLQFARRLCDRAYILEKGRILATGDLGSLLDDKHVSRALMV, encoded by the coding sequence ATGACTGACGGCATAGAACGCGCGTCAACAGGGTTCTCGATCGAGGGTTTGGAAGCCTTCTATGGCGCCGCGCAAATACTCTTTGGTGTCGATCTAACTCTTGCACCGGGAGAATTGGTCGCACTGGTGGGGCGGAACGGCGCAGGCAAATCGACGATCTTGAAAGCGGTCGTAGGTCTGGGTGCGCGCGCATGCGGCAGTATTCGCTACGGCGGCACTGAATTGTTAGGCATGCCGACACACAAGATCGCGTCCTTGGGCGTCGGCTATGTTCCTGAAGAAAGACGAGTTTTCGCCGAGCTCACCGTCGCCGAGAACCTCTTGGCAGGCGCCCGCACGTCACAATCCGGATCGCAGCGCTGGACCTTCGATAGCGTCCTTGAACTGTTTCCGGCTTTGTCAAAGCTCCTGGACCGCCGCGCAGGCCTCTTGAGCGGCGGCGAACAGCAGATGCTCACTGTCGCCCGCACACTGATGGGGAACCCAACGCTCCTGCTGCTGGACGAACCTTCGGAAGGTCTAGCGCCCTTGATCGTGCGACAAATGAGCGACGCCATCGCGGAATTGAAACGCGAAGGAATTGCGATCCTTTTGTCTGAACAGAATCTGCAATTTGCCCGCCGATTGTGCGACCGGGCTTATATTCTGGAAAAAGGGCGTATACTGGCAACCGGCGATCTTGGGAGTCTGCTTGATGACAAGCATGTTTCTCGGGCGCTTATGGTCTAG